In the Arachis ipaensis cultivar K30076 chromosome B04, Araip1.1, whole genome shotgun sequence genome, ttaaaaagtattatcaaatgaatcaccattcACAGCCACATTTAATTCCAGTCACAGCTCAAAATATTCACAACAACTAAcaaatttcaaatgcatttcagGTCATTCATGACAATTAAGAAATTCTAAACTattgttaaccatttgcacttattcaaataacttggtgggcattctaaattaaaaacgttaaatcccctaccttaATTAGTCAACTCACGGAATTCACTAAACGCAGCTGCTCCATTAGCAGTTTCCagataattcattcaaaatagaatttatttacattaaattatacaattattctaatttttcaATGATCAaacttataatttcaattataccaaatatccaataaagattatataaaaattctaattaatttaaacttcaattatcatgaaaatgtatttaattacctttagtaaaataattttcttaaaataaagttatcaacaaatataataaatcacaaataactaatcatttgattttcaaatactagggttgttacattctacccaccttagaaaaattttcgccctcgaaaattgttataagaaaataaatttaaactcAAATCAAAGAAAACGGAATCTATGAACAAAAATATAAGCATGGTCAAGAATGAAGATTCAGAAATAGTCAGATAAGTAATTAGATTTACAAGCAAGGAAAGGTATACAAGAACAATAAGTTAAGGTTGAAAGATAAGCAAGTTATATGCTGACGAGGAAATCCAaaacaaggaattcaaatgaAAATAATGAAGAGATAACACAAGTTCACGTGGCACGAATAAAGGTTATACGTTGAATCAAAGCTAACTTCACAACTAACGCTCCCAAACCCCGTGAATCGcattacctattacttctatttcgtctatgataacctattagtgttcccatatacatgaatcattagtattaagttggccagacctaataccatgaagcATGCAATGGTAAACCAACAGtgttaatcatcagacagtcatgcatataaaacacaaactcttgttatcagaacaagtcacaaagcatgacagacacgcagagtatgcaatgaagcatagtcagtccattcccaaggctctaacaggaatgaactgctctgataccatattgtaacgacccaacttccagaacgtcatgatcgtaccgaaagtaaggTGTTACCAACCTGCTTtactttattaactatttactattaagcctttagttcgatatcgcgattcaattttagtaaaaataccagaaatttctttgtttttattaattaaaatcatatagcaaacatcatcaagtaataataatcacataattattaataatagtaacattatacaaaagaatttaaataaaattcaggtataactcctatccctctgcataaaataaaaccTTAAGCAGTAAGaatgagggaattctatgaaagaatctcaagtcataaacttaactcgtaaataaattctagaatcacccgcagcttcaaactgaatcttcgtacctgtgtcactgaaagggtggaagattttggggtgagaacaaaccacatgttctcagtagggaatgggaatgccgtaaaagtaatgattaacatgcaaataattaactttgcttaataaacCATCTTTGTTAAATCCCTTGAAATACCTTTTAAtcttactttagataaataattactttctttaaatcTCTAAACCCAAAACAGATCTCAATGACAAAACTTGTCATATTAAATATCTTTCAGCCACATAATTGATTCTCAGTCATAACGACAGATATTAATCATCTCTTTCCATTCACAAACTACTAGCACAAGTAAGAAACACAATTCAACACGCAAAGGAATCACAATAAGACAAACAACACAAAGAAGTAATACaggcaaacacaaccaaatgtaaatgcacaaccaatatgatgcatgtctatcctaagtaggccatgagctcacgtgtcggtttacaccctgcagcccgacattacctaggaacaagtcccagatatggcttccctttgtgtccttagtgcatatgtgtcggtggtaagaataccactccttcgtgactaccggcagtcggcgcaaagcccgaccccataatatacgcacaaggggaaacagtgatcctcagttcgtgggcgtccccgagatcatttcacaaacaaaacagagatcttcagttcgtgggtttttccccgagatcaatacacaataacatagcgatcttcagttcgtgggttatacccgagatcaagaCACAGCAAACAATGATCTTCAGTTCATgggctatacccgagatcaacatacaacaattcatgggttattcccATAATCAATGATTACCAGTCCGTGGGTTTTTTCCAcatataaaacaaataacaatctataggttttccccgagatcaatgatcattcagttcgtgggtacttcccaaATTTTACCAATTATCAATTCATGGGTTTTCcccgtagttaaacaactaacagttcgtGGGGTTTACCAGTATTTTAtcacttttcattttcctttctaaaaCTCAACAATCCATATATCAGTTCCCCATTCTCTTTTTCCTTTGAATCCTTAACATATTTTCTTAAACTTTTCTTAACTTTCTCAAGCATTCGTTCgcaaaaatctcaatcatcaattcagttcaTAATCTCTGCTTTAGCAACCTTgagtcaagccaactttaaaactatttttcagtttagtcctctatcaaaagactcaagaaaatcatttattttaatttcattaaacacctttcaaaacataacctctcattagaagtaatcaaataaaacttaaataatcatttttcaaatccaaatcttctaaaataacttctcaaataaaacctcaaattttataaaatttcggcagtacctcccctaaaactcgaacttagccacccttacgggttccctctttctcaacatctCATCAAACCTTTCTCAACAATTGCCACAataatatattctcaaaaatatttgataatagtatagaaAATATATTTCTCAAATTCCATATCCAAGTAATCACCAAAACAACATCGGCAGTctaatttcagttttattttaaaaatatcaaacgaATTAGGAATTACGCAAACCTTATATCCACGCGTCCGTCTCGGATTAAGTTTCCTATTAAACTAAAAATCACAGTTTTTTGCTGGCTCTAGcttcgggaatataagcaaaaccgtgactgctctatagtgccttaaaaccaaaagacagtAGCAGCGTACAACAttcgaaatttcatataaaatccaaattaaatccaacaaccttcaaaattaatgtgattaaacataacttatccaaatttctttctcaattagttccagggtcataccgtttttaatgaaggagttacgtagcttggaagttaAGTAATTTTCTGCTGAagtctgttttacaaatcattgaacacaacctcttccaagtcccataattcacttattaaaacatggaaTACCCTGAAATTTAAATCATAATAACTAAACATATTCAATATTCACCTCCAATTGGTTGCATCTCAATACCATTCcagaaataaaaattattaagtcTTAAATTTACTGACTTAGAAAACAAAACCTGATTTTTACTGCATAATACGTCTTACTTTAAAAATCCATATCTTTAAAACCACAACtgtaaaaattctaaatttttatgaaattaaagtaaTAGGACCAAAGTTTAatttaaaattggttccatttcaaaattcaaactggagAATTTTTAATAGAGGAAACAAGTCGCTGCTGTCTTAAGCGTCCTGCAAAAAACCAGATTTGGCATTCCTTATTcaaaaatttaccataaatcataaacttaatgaaaaagccTCAAATTCACCAGTCCAGCTTCCTATATTCCAAAGCTTAATCCAGACTTGGTCCTACATAATTCTgatcatcacagaattagttTTAGATTTTCAAAGTCTCCGGCTTCATTTaaaagtaatgcagaaaatcaagttttatattttaactttgaaaaattttaaatagtTCTATAGTTAATTCAAACTTTCCAAAATTGAATCCCAACAACAACTTTAATTACAGTTTACTCAGCCTTTACTCTCAAATCATTTCGATTATCGTTGAATAACTGATTCACTTCCAAAGTCATCTTTTAATCTTAAAAAAATCAGATTTTCAGCAACTAGTTCAACATTTTAAGATTTAATCTTCCAATTATTCCTTAAGCCCAACTTCAATTAATCACTAACTAAACCCATTACAATAAACCAACTCAACAGTAATAGTTTCAATTTGACCCATCAAAATACCGAAATCACAATAATCTCTCATCAAACAATTTATAATTCAATctcacaaaatcaacaaattcaaccAAAGTTCCAATAAAAAATCTCAATCATTCCAATCATAATTTCAGCCACACAACTCAATTAATTCAGTATAATCACATAGAGTCAGAAGTTTTCAACAATTACATCCATATCAGAGAACACaatatcaattacaacttcaaacactcacaacaaagcGCAAAGACATTCACAGCCTTAAcctgaattcaataatccaattgAAGCACTAACACATCATCAAACTTactccaaatttcacaacctctACCATCATCACAATAACCCAAAACCAAACACAAATCTAACTCAGTTCATCAATTATCATTACGACAACTTTTCAATAGTTAACtcatcaaatcaaaatttaacaAGTATTATCAAATGAATCACCAATCACAGCTACATTTAATTCCAGTCACAGCTCAAAATATTCACAACAACTAAcaaatttcaaatgcatttcagGTCATTCATGACAAttaagaaattctaaaccattgttaaccatttgcacttattcaAATAACTTGGTGgacattctaaattaaaaacgttaaatctCCTACCTTAATTAATCGAAACCGTCGAATTTAAATGCAACGATCCCCTTCTTTTTCCCAGTTTACAACAGCCAATGTGGCCGGAACAGCAGTAGTAGCCTCACTTCTTATGGGGCAGCAACAACAATGACAATCGTGCCTATCCCAATCACTTCTATAGCGGTGACATCAGTGGTTCCGGATAAGGACGATAACACTAAACAGAGACATTAACATATACTTATTGTAATCAAAACAAAATATGGTAGAGAAATAGATTCGGGAAACCAAGCATGAGCAAGAGTGTTACAGTTTCAAGAATGGAATTGGGAACGCAGAGGAAGCTACTGTCAGGCAATAGCAGTGGCGCTTCCCTTCAGGCCTGATGGTGGTAGAAGCTGACTTCAGTGCTGGTGATGCTGGACAGAACGACGAAGGAAACAGAGGGCATGAATGGCGGCACTGGAACGACGGCGGCGGAACCTTCGCAGTGGTGGTCGTAAACTGGTGGCGACGGTGGCGTGGAGCGCAGCTCCTCTTCTTGGTGACGACCCTGACCCACGTTCGTTCTCTCTCTCTGCTGGCCCTCAATGACGATGGTGGGCGAGCTCCAGGGCAACGACGGTGACGGCGGGACAAGACGCGATGGCAGCTTCTCCTCGGCGGTGGCGAGCTCGCAGCAACGGCGACCATGGAGGCACGGCGGGACGAGGTTGAACAGCGACACTGCAGCTCACGAGGATGACGACGATAGTGACGATGACTCT is a window encoding:
- the LOC110271071 gene encoding uncharacterized protein LOC110271071 → MFRHHQSHRHYRRHPRELQCRCSTSSRRASMVAVAASSPPPRRSCHRVLSRRHRRCPGARPPSSLRASRERERTWVRVVTKKRSCAPRHRRHQFTTTTAKVPPPSFQCRHSCPLFPSSFCPASPALKSASTTIRPEGKRHCYCLTVASSAFPIPFLKLVIVLIRNH